ACAACGACCAGAGAATTTTCTCCGTAGCGAATATGAAGTAATGAAGGTTTAATCAGCGTCCATGCCCGACCTTTCCACCCAGGGCGCAGGCGTGGCTCGATTAGACCCGCATGATGTAAACAACGAATCAAATGCCATACGTTGATATCGCCGTTCATACGCCTGAGAAGCTCGATTAACTCGGCCTCTTCCCAGCCGCTAGCACCACTCGCGTAAATCGCTTCAAGAAGATGATCGCAACACGCTTCACTATCTTCCCACTCAAACAGTCCTTCGAAATTAAACGTCGGTGCCTTTAGTGAAGGCGTCAACCAATCGCAAAGCGGCTCAAACTGGTATCTTGCGCTTTCGCCTAAAGTTGGGTGCGGTATGGCGTGGGTGAAAAAACGCGCGCGACGCCGCCACGGCGGCATTTTTTCACCCGCCTCGAGGGCTGGCTCGATGAAAAATTCACCGTTAAGCGGCACAGAAGAATTCAGCCGACCATCTATTACAGAAATATTGGTTCCAGCTTCATCATTCCCGAATGAATATATTTTGTAGCGTCGCGTATCTGACTCAACAGAAGGCAAAAATGCCGGTAATCCCAGCCATCCTCCGGGAACGCGTATTCCATCGTATAGTTGAGGGCGCGTAACGTCATCATCCTGAATACCCGAAGAGGATCTTACTGAGCGGAATATATCGACCGCTGAAACCCTGTTCATCGGTTGCGCCGTTAAAATCCACTCGTCCTCTGCGATATATTCGTTAAGGCGCTTGCTCATCTGTACAGAGTGTTTACTGGATAAAGCGATATGAAACCGTTGCGAGTCTACATCGGGTGATGGCTTAGTTCTCCAGCGTCCGTGTCCGATCTCATAAAAAAAGAGTAAGCCGATCTGCATCGCCTTCCCCAGATTTTCGCTGCTCCCTGCGTCGCTGGCCCTAAGGGCTTCAGATAATGTAGGATGAAAGACGCTTTCGTCACTCTCGCCAGCGACACTGAAATAGCATCGCGAGCCATCGAAATCGACGTACATATCAATGATGGTCTGATGTGGTGTTACACATGACGATATCTGGATCGCTCGTTGGCGCAAGCGCCAAAAAGGCATATCGAACAGCGCGCGACGTCCCAACAACCACGCGTCTCTGAATTCGGCAAAAGCCTCCTTCAGCGGATGAGAAACGCCGTGTCTCTGAATAACGATTTGAAAGTATTCAATTAACTGGCGTGGGTTCGAGGCGGCTTGTGGATAGCTTTCAAGACATTCGCTCATCAGGCGTAGATCGGCTTTATTCGGGAATGCCAATCGCAGCGTGTGACCGATCTGGACCCAGCCATCCCGCGGCGGCAAGATAAGACGCCTGTAGGGTTCGCCTTCGTGGATGCGTTGTTTAAGCCATTCGGCTAATGCCTCCCACATCTTGTTGACGCCGGATAAGTTCTGAAAACTATGCGTGGTCTGCAACCAGCTCTGTAGTTTCAGTCGAAAGTCATTGCGTTCTTCCTGTACGTCGAATTGACTGCTAATAAGCAACGTCATGACCAGATACGTAAAATATCCAGGCGATCGACGAGTCGACTTTTCCATCATCCCGCCTTCAAGGCGCTGCGGCAGGTCCGGTATTTTCGACATGTAGGTTCGAAATGCCTCTTCAACTTCATCCCCGCTAACGCCGCTGTCAGCGAATGCCTCAGCGAGCGTCACCGGCGTAACTTCAAACCAGCGAATATCCTGCGCGTCGCCGTTGGCACCGAATCGGAGAAAATAATCAATCAGTTTCTTTTCCCAGCAGTCGGGCGTAACAAGCAACGTCCAGTTCATTCGCGCATATCCCCCGTCCTGTGGGTATTGTTTTGGGCGATCATCGCAAGTGGCTCCAGAATACGTTCGGCCAGAAAACGAACGGAAGGAACTGCAAGTCCGTCGCCAATCACTTTAAATGCCGATTGATACGCTGTCGGGAGGATAAAATCATCCGGCAACCCCATTAACGCCGCCGCTTCTTTGACCGACAACAAACGCGTTTTCACCTGGTTGCCCTTGACGACGATAATGCGAGGACGAGAAGCGCCACCTTTCGGTGTTCTCAGACAACCAAGAACTGCGGAGAACGTAATTTCGGTCCGTTGCCTGTTGATGCCTTTTTCCTTACGCATACGTAAATAAAGGCTGCCTGTTATTGTCTCGCCGGATGCCTGCGCGTTCACCAGACGCGCTAGGTTCGCCGGTGCCATCATACTGATGAGACGTCGTGTTTCATCGGCAGAATTCCATAACGCGTTTTCGTCTTCAAAATCGATTAAGTCGTCCAGCTCCTTCGTTCTGGCGTCTGGCATATTGCCTGGCGACCACCAGATCCAGTCATTACGGGCATCTTTCGCCAGCGCATCGCAGGCGCGAAGAAGTGACGACGAATGCCATTGCGACAAAGGTTCTTCTGAAACTAAACATGCAGGAATGGAAACATGACGACTAATCGCCACAAGAAATACGCGGGGCCTAGATTGTGGAAGAAAGTGCTTTGCATCAATGATTATTGCGCCATAGCGGTAACCTGTTTTACTTAACTGATGGCATATCGCGGCGAAATGGCTCCCTTGATCCAACGTCAGCAACCCAAGAACATTTTCAAGAACAAGAATCGGCGGCTTACGGTTTTCCTCGCCGAGCCTGCTTATTAAATCGAGGAACGGCCATACCGCGCCGGAACGCGTGGTTTTATCTACACTGGAATCTTTTTCGCCGATCCCCAGGCCATTACCGGCCAGCGATAAATCCTGACAGGGGAACGATGCCCAACTTAAATCAGCATGGTGCGGCAGATCACTGGGGGCAATTTCGCGTACATCGCGTGTGTCGAAATGTTCATCTCCCCAGTTGTCGATATAGGTCGATACTTTTATCGGGTCCATGTCGTTGGCAAACAGGCATTGCCACTGTTTTCCCAGCCCGACCCTGGCCATACCGCCACCCGCGAAAAACTCATAGAAACAAAATCCCTCCTCGTGAGGTTCCGTTAAATGATTGTCACTCGTGGTGGTTTTAGTGCTCATGACCTGACCATAAAATAGCGTTACTGAAACGAGACATCGTTCAATTTCCTGAAAGGGATATTCTTAATTAGATAGTTTATAAAATCATGAAGATAACATCTATATGGATAAATGTACTGATTGTGAAGAAAAACATAGGAAACGACTGAAAACAAGATAATCTTTCCTTAAGTAAATGTGGGCAGACATCACAATCGTAGACAATACCGCATTCATCGTGGACTGACCCCACGACCGTAGACAAATTCTGTCCTCACGACGAGGCCTGTTCGAAGGCCTCCGGACTGACGCCGCCGAGGTGACTGTGGCGCCGGGCCCGGTTGTAGAACACTTCAATGTAATCGAAGATATCCGCCCGGGCCAGATCCCGGGTTTTGTATATTCTCTTCCTGATGCGTTCTTTTTTCAGTGAACTGAAGAACGATTCGGCCACCGCATTATCCCAGCAGTTGCCACGCCGGCTCATGCTCGGTGCCAGGTGATTGGCCCGGCAGAAGCGCTGCCAGTCGTCACTGCCGTACTGACTACCTTGATCGCTATGTACGATGACCTCGCCGTCCGGTTTTCGGCACCAGACCGCCATCATCAGCGCGTCGAGCGCCAGTTCGCGCGAGAGAGTGGGTTTCATCGACCAGCCGACCACATTACGGGCAAAGAGATCGATAACCACCGCCAGATACAACCATCCCTGCCAGGTGCGGATGTAAGTAATATCGGTGACCCAGACCTGATTGGCCCGGACAACGGTAAACTGCCGTTGCACGCGATTAGGGGCAACCACTGAAGGTCTGCCAACGATACGACGTGGCGCTTTATAGCCGCGCACGGCTTTGATCCGGTTCAGTTGCATAATGCGACTTACACGATTTTTACCGCAGGTTTCACCGATTTCTCTCAGGTCGCCATGCACCCGACGATAACCATACACGCCACCGCTCAACGCATACGAATCGCGAATGAGCGTCAACAGACGCTGGTTGTCTTTCTCGTGTTCGGAGACAGGATTATGCAACCACGCATAAAACCCGGCCCGGGCGACGTTGAGTACCCGACACATTCTCATCACCGGCCAGATGGTGCGGTGCTCATTGATAAAGCGGTACTTTAGTCGGGCTCCCTTGCAAAGTACCGCGCGGCCTTTTTCAGGATATCCCGTTCTTCTTCGGTGCGTTTTAGCTGCGCCCGTAGTTTCAGGATCTCGCTTTTGGCTTCCAGTAAATCCCGGGCATGCTGTTCGCTGTTATCAGGCTTGATAGCCCGTAGCCACTTATATGAGGCTGTGCGCAGAAACGCCCAGACGGTCAGATACTTCAGCAACGGAATAACCGCGCTCCGTTATCTGACGGAGAGCTTCTTCCTTAAATTCAGGTGTAAATCGTGGTGTGCCCATATGCCCCCCTATGCTCAAACTATAGGGCAGGATCGTCTACCGGGGCTGGGTCAGTCCACTTATCATCATAAAAACACGGCAGAATCGCGTACAACGCATTGATTAAAAAATTAAACTTTACACCCTGAAATTAATTACTCACCTCAAACCGAAGATGTGGCATCTGTGCTTCCCCATTCCCCTCATAAACCACAGAATTACTAAAAGAGAACACCCTGCCACTGTACTTGATATTGATAGTATCGCCATCGGCACTGACATTTGCTGCACTACCCGCTGCAACCAGAAATGGAACCTGCTTTGCCAGGCTGGCGCTCACATTCCCCTCCAACTTCCCGGATAAATAGTAGCGGTAAGAGTTTGCTACGGTGGCTCCGCCGCCTGAATATTCCGTGACATAGAGCCAGGTGCTGTCGCTAAGCTGTTGCGTACTCACCAACCGGGTGCCTGCCAGCTCATCCCCATCAGCATTGAGCATCACAAAGCCAATAACAACGATCAGCAAGACGGCAGTCAGGGAATAATGAAACCACTTAATAACCGTTTTCAACGGCATATTTGACTCCTTCCTTTATCCAATACTGATCGGTGGGATCATCACCATAGGGAGGATCTTTATACCATTTTCCCCATTCCGAGCGTGATGTTTTAGCTCGGGTTTGCGCCCATCCGGCCCCCATTAAGAGAATATTAACCGGGATACCCGCAGCAAAACCCGTTGCACCAAAATTAAAGTTACCAAAATCAGCCCAATATGGGTCAAATTGCTTATAGTCCCACGGGCCTTTATTGCGAACTTTCTGATAGAACCAGTAATAAGTTAAAGGAAGCGCCATACCTCGTGGTTCACCGCGTTTCCTCGCCTCTTTCATGTTGTTGCGCACAATGCCAATCCCCGGCCCTGCAACAGGTATTGAAGACATCACTTATCCCTCAGTGAAAAAATCCTCACAGAGTATATGCATATAGCAACGGTATGATTAATAGGCAAATGCCTGGAGTGTGATGCTCAGCACCAACATGTTAAAACTCTCAGGGTAGCAAATAGCACTGTGGCCAGATGTACACAACTATCAGTTGGGGCCAGAAAGGAACTAACACCGCAGAAAAACAGCAACAACACCAAATTCCAGGCACAAAAAAACCACCTCTCGGTGGCTTCTTGTTTCACAACTACTTGCTAAATGGTGCGAAGGCCGGACTCAAATAACAACATATATCTATGATATATATAGATTTATTAAAAACAACCAAAGGTTGTGCCCCCTTTTGTGCCCCCAGTATAAATTCCGTGAAACGCTAGAAATTTGGCCTATCACTATCACACCAGACTAACATTCAACCATCCAAAGAAACCGGTTAGGTTCCGAGTCACGAACCCAAACCAAAAATATACTACGCATAAATTGTCGTAGTCTTTCTCTGATCACAGCACTTGTACCTTAGACTCTCAGATAAAAAAGATTTACCGAGAAACTGTTCACCCTATACACCCAACACACTTTATTATTTAATTTCAATGCATTGGGTGGTTAACAGTTACTTTCACACTGTGCACCGCTGTTCACCTACTGGTGAACAGCCTAAACCGAGAGCACCGAAAACTGACCTGGGCCGATTTGGGGAACACTTGCCAATATGACGTTCTAGTACTGCATATACATACTTGTTCACTGTCACTATTAGGCGGAATGATGATGCAGCCCGCAATGGGTTGGGCAAACCGGCAAGGGCTGGTAAAATCACTTAGTGGAATAATTTTCTATTTTTCATACAGAAGCAAATATAATATTTCAATGTAAAATGATAACTCGATAGGTGCTCTATGCAATCTGATAACTTTTCGCGCCCAAGATCCCTGCGTTCAGCCGATGCTATAAACGCAAAGAACGCCTTATTGAATGAACCACACGTTGAGCAGCTTACTAAGTATGTTGAAGAGCTAAAGATCAGACACCCTGGGTGGGAGTTCCCCTATTTTGATCCACATGATGGTGGGCAAGATGCTGATATCCTTTTTCTACTTGAAAAACCCGGCCCGAAAACATCTCCGGGGCGTGGCGGCTCAGGTTTTATCTCAAGGGATAATAATGATGCCACTGCCGAAGCTATTTTTAATTTCATGAACGTAGCAGGTATCCCACGAAAACGCACTGTGCTATGGAATACTATCCCCGGCTGGAATGGAACGATTAAGCTGACATCGGCTGAAAAAAAGGAAGGACTATCAGAACTTGTCAATTTATTAGCTCTTCTTCCAAATCTTTCCACCATTGTGCTAGTAGGCCGTAAGGCAGAGAAAGCTATACCGATGATCGAAATGAAACCAGTGAAAATAATTGTGTCCGCACACCCATCACCTAAAGTAAGGGCAATCAATAGAGCAGTGTGGGATAGCATTCCAGGGCACTGGTTAGAGGCATTGTAATCGGATAACTATCATCCATTAGAACGATATTTATAGCAAATTACTCGCCTACGGGTGAACAGCCTGAACCACAAGCACAAAAAAACCGGCCGAAGCCGGTTTGGAGAGCGCTTGTCGTTATAATATTGGCCGCGCTGCGGCCAATATGATGCCCTGGTGTTGCTGTGTGTATTTTGTTCACAGCCACTATAGACGGCATGGTGATTAAGCGTCCAATGGGTTCGGCAGATCAATCATGGCGTATTGATCGGCATGACCGATCGTTCTGTTAGCTCCCACGCGCACTGCACTTCGGCAACCAGTCCGCCTCGCAGTCATCACTCAATATCAGGTTGGTTTGTATCCCCTGCTTGGTGCGGCGCTTAAGTAACGTATGCTCATACTCTTTCAGCGTCTGCGGCACCGCCTGGCCGAACGCCGTCAAGTTCATGGCGTTCTGATAGCCACGCGCCGCCATAAACGACAGGTAGGCGTGGTACAGATAGCGCCGCGGGTTGGCCGGGGTAATATTGGCGTTACCGATCATCATCCCTTCCGGGGTGCCGAGCACCGTCAGGTAACCGCAAAAATCGACCAGCGGATCGGCATGCCGTTTGATCTCCAGGGCTTCCGTCGAACTCTGCTGCGCCTGGAGCAGTGTGCGGGCGTCATTCGGGTTGGCAAACCGCTGCATCAGATGGCGCACAATCACTGCCAGCTCTTTGGTTATCTTCTTCAACAGCAGCGGATCGCGCTCTTCGGGGGCAACGGCCTCCGGGAACGGCAGGATAACCCGGCGACGGGAGATACCCCCGCTGCGGTCACTGAACTGCATTGGGTTGTTATTCACCGCCAATATCACCGCCGGGATGTGTGCCGCGTAGGCGTCGCGGTATTTGGGGTCGATAGCCACCGCATCGCCGCCGGTGATGGCCTTGATGCCCGCGCCGTCACCGCTCCATTTCTCCTGGTCGGGCAGGATAATCAGCGAAAAACCGACCACCGAGGCACGTTCACGCGCCGATTCCAGGTTATCAATGGTAGCGGAAGTGGTGTTGTCCGCCCCGGCCAGCAGTCGGGCAATGGCTGCCATCACGCTCTTGCCGCTGCCACCGGGGCCGGTCACTTCAAGGAACAGTTGCCAGTCGTAGCGGTTGGCCAGCACCATAAATAACGCCGCGAGAATGCGCTCCTGCTTGTCGGGGTTACGTCCGGCGGCCCGCGTCAACCACTGCCAGAAGTGCGGCGCATGGTCGGCCAGATTTTCCCCGGTGCGCGGCGGCGTATAGTCCACGCTGTTGACGGTGCGCAGCCAGTGCTCCTTACGGTGAGCGCTGAACTGGCCGCTGACCGTATCAAATACCCCGTTACGAAAGCCTATCAACCGACGGGCCGGTTCGCCCATCTGCGGCACCATCAGCTTGAGAGTATCTAAAATGCTGTTGATACCGGCGGCAGAAAACGGCGCTCGCACCTTCTGGAACAGCGCGGCAATCTCCCGGCTCAGTTGCCGGTGCGGCAGCACCTGCCAGGCGCCGCGCGTGTAGCGGCACAGCTCTTCCCCCACCGGCGGCACCGCCAGGGTATTGCCGTAGTGCTCGGCGAGCAATTCAGCTTTCTCACTGG
The nucleotide sequence above comes from Serratia rhizosphaerae. Encoded proteins:
- a CDS encoding DNA cytosine methyltransferase, which produces MSTKTTTSDNHLTEPHEEGFCFYEFFAGGGMARVGLGKQWQCLFANDMDPIKVSTYIDNWGDEHFDTRDVREIAPSDLPHHADLSWASFPCQDLSLAGNGLGIGEKDSSVDKTTRSGAVWPFLDLISRLGEENRKPPILVLENVLGLLTLDQGSHFAAICHQLSKTGYRYGAIIIDAKHFLPQSRPRVFLVAISRHVSIPACLVSEEPLSQWHSSSLLRACDALAKDARNDWIWWSPGNMPDARTKELDDLIDFEDENALWNSADETRRLISMMAPANLARLVNAQASGETITGSLYLRMRKEKGINRQRTEITFSAVLGCLRTPKGGASRPRIIVVKGNQVKTRLLSVKEAAALMGLPDDFILPTAYQSAFKVIGDGLAVPSVRFLAERILEPLAMIAQNNTHRTGDMRE
- a CDS encoding primase-helicase zinc-binding domain-containing protein — translated: MSAHFVSQTVRTATGHWPVILPALGIALQPNGKPQPCPACGGKDRFRFDNQDGRGTWFCNQCGAGDGLNLVEKALSLTAKAAAEQVAAVMGDNPSASSAPVGVHNTQQDKAESQRKAAQQAQALVAAAWLQSGNAYLSAKGWPEVETLTLHGQPLRVGGIGYHPGDLLLPLHNAGGEVVNVQLINANGDKRMLVGGQVKAACHTLSGQDNAVIWLTEGYATGLTVHRLTGETVCIALNANNLAAVAQQMRSHYPDARLLLAADNDENGTGQARAVEAAALTGGTPALPPTVGDWNDVYCQGGAEATCAQLQAFSQPPQPSPFDTLSDADLKAMSASEKAELLAEHYGNTLAVPPVGEELCRYTRGAWQVLPHRQLSREIAALFQKVRAPFSAAGINSILDTLKLMVPQMGEPARRLIGFRNGVFDTVSGQFSAHRKEHWLRTVNSVDYTPPRTGENLADHAPHFWQWLTRAAGRNPDKQERILAALFMVLANRYDWQLFLEVTGPGGSGKSVMAAIARLLAGADNTTSATIDNLESARERASVVGFSLIILPDQEKWSGDGAGIKAITGGDAVAIDPKYRDAYAAHIPAVILAVNNNPMQFSDRSGGISRRRVILPFPEAVAPEERDPLLLKKITKELAVIVRHLMQRFANPNDARTLLQAQQSSTEALEIKRHADPLVDFCGYLTVLGTPEGMMIGNANITPANPRRYLYHAYLSFMAARGYQNAMNLTAFGQAVPQTLKEYEHTLLKRRTKQGIQTNLILSDDCEADWLPKCSARGS
- a CDS encoding uracil-DNA glycosylase, which codes for MQSDNFSRPRSLRSADAINAKNALLNEPHVEQLTKYVEELKIRHPGWEFPYFDPHDGGQDADILFLLEKPGPKTSPGRGGSGFISRDNNDATAEAIFNFMNVAGIPRKRTVLWNTIPGWNGTIKLTSAEKKEGLSELVNLLALLPNLSTIVLVGRKAEKAIPMIEMKPVKIIVSAHPSPKVRAINRAVWDSIPGHWLEAL
- a CDS encoding polymorphic toxin type 44 domain-containing protein is translated as MSSIPVAGPGIGIVRNNMKEARKRGEPRGMALPLTYYWFYQKVRNKGPWDYKQFDPYWADFGNFNFGATGFAAGIPVNILLMGAGWAQTRAKTSRSEWGKWYKDPPYGDDPTDQYWIKEGVKYAVENGY